In Pelodictyon luteolum DSM 273, the genomic stretch AAAACGAGAACGCAGCAAAGAGGAACGCCTGTAAAGCCGATGCGCTCTTCTTTCCCTTCCGCTCATCGGCCCAGAGGGTCGAGTAGTGCTGCAGCTTGGCAATCAGCTGCGAAGCGTTGTCGTATGCGTAATGCTTAAGGCGGCCACGCAGCCGGACAATCCGTGTCCCCTCGTTGATTTCGAGACCCTCATGAATCATCCTGTCGTTGAATCGAACGCGCTTCCGGTTGAAAAGGCGCTCCACCAGGTCGTTGTCCCAGCCGCAACCATTGATGAGGCGCCCGTGGTAATGGTTGTTGCGCCCGACCGCGTAGACACAATGCTCGTCGAGCTGCATCGACTGAATTTCTTCTGCAAGAAAGGAGCTCACGACCTCGTCGCTGTCGACGGAAAGGATCCAGTCGTTCGACGCCTTGTCGACTGCAAGGTTCTTCATCGGCCCGAAGCCGAGGAAAGGGTGCTCATGCACCACCACGTTCGGGAATCTGCGGGCAATCTCGAGCGTACGATCACCGGAGCCGCTGTCGAGCACGACCACCTCATCGAAGCCCCGCAAGGCTTCAAGACACTCCCTGAGGGTTGCTTCCGAATCCTTCGTAAGGATGGTTACCGTGATTTTTTCAGCCAAGAGGCAACTTCCTGATAAATGGTTTCAGGCTCAATACGGAAGAGGCAGTCGCTTTTGCCGTGATGGTCGTCGCACCCGGCCTTACCACACGGCACGCACTCCATATCCGCCTGGAACATGGTAATGTTGCCATAGGTCTGTAGCGGCATGCTTTCGCCGGTGGCGCGGTGCAGACTGTTGCACCATGGAGACCACATGGCCGGAAGGGTAGGGCCGAAGATGGCAAACACCTGCCGCTCCTGAGCGGTCGCTATGTGCATGTTCAATGTATCAGCACCAATATACGCCATTGAGCAGGCACTCAGTGCAATCAGTTCGTCGATGCTGGTGCACCCGATGAAATCATGCAGGTTCCGGAGCTTCGGTAGCGAACGCTTGATCTCCATATCCACCGCACTTTTCGAGCCCGTCACCACAATCGGGACCCCAAGCCCGTCTAGCTTCTCAAGGAGCTCAATGCGAAGCTCTTCGGGATAGACCTTGTAGCTGTACTGCGCCCCTGGATGGAAAAGGATGAACGAACCGATGCCCCGATCCGCAAGCATCCGCTCCACACTCGAAGAGGCGGAAGCAGAATGATGCGCCCGCACCTCCAGCGAACCGGCATCGATCCCCAGCAGCTCCAATGCTGCGGTGTTGTTCTCGAGGATATGCCGACCCGTA encodes the following:
- a CDS encoding glycosyltransferase family 2 protein, with product MAEKITVTILTKDSEATLRECLEALRGFDEVVVLDSGSGDRTLEIARRFPNVVVHEHPFLGFGPMKNLAVDKASNDWILSVDSDEVVSSFLAEEIQSMQLDEHCVYAVGRNNHYHGRLINGCGWDNDLVERLFNRKRVRFNDRMIHEGLEINEGTRIVRLRGRLKHYAYDNASQLIAKLQHYSTLWADERKGKKSASALQAFLFAAFSFFKYYILKRGWLYGYEGLLISVSNANGVFYKYIKLYEANRR
- a CDS encoding glycosyltransferase family 9 protein is translated as MAEHTPKSILIVVQRSNGDVFLSEPLIRGLFEAYGSPRIDLLINDDTLAIAHTLPHIGEIHTYSYRLRAEGKKGQTADLYRKLFRKYDLAISLTASDRSVLFALAAGRRAISAVEPDSAKSWWKRALLSDHYLFNTGRHILENNTAALELLGIDAGSLEVRAHHSASASSSVERMLADRGIGSFILFHPGAQYSYKVYPEELRIELLEKLDGLGVPIVVTGSKSAVDMEIKRSLPKLRNLHDFIGCTSIDELIALSACSMAYIGADTLNMHIATAQERQVFAIFGPTLPAMWSPWCNSLHRATGESMPLQTYGNITMFQADMECVPCGKAGCDDHHGKSDCLFRIEPETIYQEVASWLKKSR